Part of the Salinimonas lutimaris genome, ATTTAAGGGCGTTGTTAGTCAGGTTGGTCAGTATCTGGCGCAGGCGTACCGGATCAGCGTAAAAGGTTTTGTTATCGGTTTCGCTGATGTCGGTCAGCAGTTCGATGTTTTTTTCCACCGCCAGATAGGCGAATACTTTTTGCTGTTCACGAATCAATGTACTGATATTGACCGGCAGCATCTCAAGCTGCATCTGCCCGGAATCGATTTTGGAAAAATCCAGAATATCGTTAATCAGGTTCAGTAAGTTGTCGGCACTGTGGGCGGCAATATCACGAAATTCAGCTTGCTTGTCAGTCAGCGTAGTTTTACCCAGCGCTGCCAGCATGCCAATAACGCCATTAATAGGAGTACGAATTTCATGACTCATATTGGCCAGAAACAGACTGCGCGACTGCAAGGCTTTTTCGGCTTCCTGCTTTTTCTTTTTCAGTTCGCGTGACGCCAGTACCCGGCTGGTCACATCCTGGCTGGCCCCAATCACCTTAAACGGCTGGCCATTTTTAAACATGACCTTACACTGGGCTTCAATCCAGAATGGCCGGCCGGTAAAAGACAATACTTCTATTTCTTCTCGAATGCCCTCACCTTCCCGGTTAAGCATGGCATCAAAGCGTTCCCTGATCAGCGCTTTTTGCTGCGGGTCGGCAATAAAGGCCCAGGCTTGTTCGGTACTCACCTCATAATTATCAGGTAACTCGTACATTTGACGCAGTGGCTCAGACCAGTAAGTCTGGTCCGTCTGAATATCGTATTCCCAGGAGCCAACCCCGGCCAGCGTTGCCATCTGGTCAAACAGCTGGCTTTGATGGGCCAGTTGCTGCTGTTGCAGTTTCAGGCCGTCCATAAACTGACGGCGGTTAAACTCCGCGCTGATCCACTCGGCCATGAGTATCATGATATTATGAGCATCGCTATCAAACGGGGCATTGCCGGCGCGGGCAGAGAAAAAACAGACGGTGCCATATTTGCGCCCATCTACATATAAAGGAATACCGATATAACGCTCACAGCCCATATCCGCAAATTTGGGCGGCATGACGCAGGCACTGGATACGCCATCAGATGATACCGCAGGATAGGCAATCACCTCTTCCCCGGCGTAGGTTTCCATGCACAGCGCATCAGATAATGGCATGGATAAGCCGGCATAAACCCGCGCATCTTCGCTGTGGGCGACCTCCACTTCGTACGTGGCGTCACTCACCCCACCCACCGCGCCTACTTCCATTTGATAAGCTTCACAGCCAATTTGCAGTAGCCGGGTTATCTTTTGTTCAAACGGTAATAGCGGGTCTGATGATACTGCGCTTAATTCCCTGAGGATCTGCATGGTGCCTCTGTGCATCACCCGTAACACTGCTGTGCTATCGGCTGGTTTGTCTGGTTAAGTAACTATAGGAAATAACACCTAAAAACAAAAATAAAGTTGTTTTTAACACCGTG contains:
- a CDS encoding hybrid sensor histidine kinase/response regulator, with translation MQILRELSAVSSDPLLPFEQKITRLLQIGCEAYQMEVGAVGGVSDATYEVEVAHSEDARVYAGLSMPLSDALCMETYAGEEVIAYPAVSSDGVSSACVMPPKFADMGCERYIGIPLYVDGRKYGTVCFFSARAGNAPFDSDAHNIMILMAEWISAEFNRRQFMDGLKLQQQQLAHQSQLFDQMATLAGVGSWEYDIQTDQTYWSEPLRQMYELPDNYEVSTEQAWAFIADPQQKALIRERFDAMLNREGEGIREEIEVLSFTGRPFWIEAQCKVMFKNGQPFKVIGASQDVTSRVLASRELKKKKQEAEKALQSRSLFLANMSHEIRTPINGVIGMLAALGKTTLTDKQAEFRDIAAHSADNLLNLINDILDFSKIDSGQMQLEMLPVNISTLIREQQKVFAYLAVEKNIELLTDISETDNKTFYADPVRLRQILTNLTNNALKFTREGYVKVRTRLLERGGGSYLLQLTVEDTGMGIEPEHQAAIFSPFQQGDSATTRQFGGTGLGLSIVSQIAELMEGGVKVKSTPGEGASFIVTVKLQQADAEHYSDAEESEPAVLWAPHLVQNKRVLVVEDNEINQIVITEQLRELGIEPELVNNGSEAVEQVVRSATWEKGYDLIFMDCQMPIMDGYEATAAIRKLGETGALIPIIALTANALAGEREKCVLAGMNDYLTKPVSIEQLGKCIRRYLI